A single region of the Halorussus gelatinilyticus genome encodes:
- a CDS encoding DUF4234 domain-containing protein — MAETPNSVTKRSPVKLLVFTGITFGLYWLYYVHQVNKELKEASGASYSPGVRTLTFLIPFVNFYAVWQIGQTANEVTDDLSPGVAAIGLLVPLFGAFLMQPKFNEIA, encoded by the coding sequence ATGGCGGAAACCCCGAACAGCGTAACGAAGCGTAGTCCGGTCAAGCTACTCGTGTTCACGGGCATCACGTTCGGATTATACTGGCTGTACTACGTTCACCAAGTGAACAAAGAGCTGAAAGAGGCGAGCGGGGCCAGCTACAGCCCCGGTGTGCGGACGCTGACGTTCCTGATTCCGTTCGTCAACTTCTACGCGGTGTGGCAGATAGGACAGACCGCGAACGAGGTGACCGACGATCTCTCGCCCGGAGTAGCCGCAATCGGACTGTTGGTGCCGCTCTTCGGGGCCTTCCTGATGCAACCGAAGTTCAACGAGATCGCTTGA
- a CDS encoding ABC transporter permease: protein MATETGTSADEPAETTGGALRLDHNAKEWLLSRGLWAVAGALLVFLWIPLLVMMFLSFAVNASTFFPFRGFTLAHYAATFADGALMTSLFHSVQIATLSASIATVLGVLASFALARYDFPFKEFYRTFGILPMVIPGVVLGIALLIYFRALLGITPGFLTVVLTHSVYGFPFVLLMVTARLYTFDESLEEAARDLGADPLTTFWDITLPIVAPAIGAGFLFAWIRSFEDFIRAYFVKGTMDVLTTSMYSMIKYGTAPKMNAISSLIVFVIAAVLAVAMNVGNVTGYVAGTQGEE from the coding sequence ATGGCGACCGAGACCGGCACCTCGGCCGACGAACCGGCGGAGACGACCGGCGGGGCGCTTCGGCTCGACCACAACGCCAAGGAGTGGCTCCTGAGTCGCGGGCTATGGGCCGTCGCCGGCGCGCTCCTCGTGTTCCTCTGGATTCCGCTCCTCGTCATGATGTTCCTCTCGTTCGCGGTGAACGCCAGCACGTTCTTCCCGTTCCGCGGGTTCACGCTGGCCCACTACGCCGCGACGTTCGCGGACGGGGCGCTCATGACCTCGCTGTTCCACAGCGTCCAGATCGCGACCCTGTCGGCGTCCATCGCCACGGTGTTGGGCGTGCTGGCGAGCTTCGCGCTCGCCCGGTACGACTTCCCCTTCAAGGAATTTTACCGGACATTCGGCATCCTGCCGATGGTGATTCCGGGGGTCGTGCTGGGCATCGCGCTGCTCATCTACTTCCGGGCGTTGTTGGGTATCACGCCCGGCTTCCTGACGGTCGTGCTGACCCACAGCGTCTACGGCTTCCCGTTCGTGTTGTTGATGGTCACCGCGCGACTCTACACGTTCGACGAGTCGCTGGAGGAGGCCGCCCGCGATTTGGGCGCGGACCCGCTCACCACGTTCTGGGACATCACGCTCCCCATCGTCGCGCCGGCCATCGGCGCGGGCTTCCTGTTCGCGTGGATTCGGTCCTTCGAGGACTTCATCCGCGCGTACTTCGTCAAGGGGACGATGGACGTGCTCACCACGTCGATGTACTCGATGATCAAGTACGGGACCGCGCCGAAGATGAACGCGATTTCCTCGCTCATCGTCTTCGTCATCGCCGCGGTGTTGGCGGTAGCGATGAACGTCGGCAACGTCACCGGCTACGTCGCGGGAACGCAGGGCGAGGAATAA
- a CDS encoding ABC transporter permease, whose product MSVDTPRRSESLRERLVSQFASRRNQLALTTTPGLIWLLLLLAAPLTFMVTVSFLNVNDAYQIVWEPTLQNYGQLFSGDGPFWETAFFDSLLLSYFIAAVTTVLCLALAFPLAYLLARRGGTTFKVIIFLVLLPFFTMYLVRAYSWYLMFGPSGVINSALLKLGIVSGPVTLFNYGVPAIIVGLTHAYFPYMLLSLYASLDGLDFSLVEAARDLGASRSEALRDVIVPLVLPGMISGSLFVFVPALGAFITPRFLGQGKVLMIGQLIESRINSLYAIGYGSAASMFIVASIVVAFAVAFRYVSIEDLGGA is encoded by the coding sequence ATGTCTGTCGATACACCTCGGCGGTCGGAATCGCTCCGTGAGCGGTTGGTCAGCCAGTTCGCCTCTCGACGGAACCAACTCGCACTCACCACCACGCCCGGCCTGATATGGCTCCTCCTGCTGTTGGCCGCGCCGCTGACGTTCATGGTCACGGTCAGTTTCCTGAACGTCAACGACGCCTACCAGATCGTCTGGGAGCCGACGCTGCAGAACTACGGACAGTTGTTCTCGGGCGACGGGCCGTTCTGGGAGACCGCGTTCTTCGACTCGCTGTTGCTGTCGTACTTCATCGCGGCGGTGACGACGGTGCTGTGCCTAGCGCTGGCGTTCCCGCTCGCGTACCTGCTCGCGCGACGCGGCGGCACGACGTTCAAAGTCATCATCTTCCTCGTACTGCTGCCGTTCTTCACGATGTACCTCGTGCGGGCCTACTCGTGGTATCTCATGTTCGGCCCGAGCGGCGTCATCAACAGCGCACTCCTCAAACTCGGTATCGTCAGCGGCCCGGTCACGCTGTTCAACTACGGCGTGCCGGCCATCATCGTCGGACTGACCCACGCGTACTTCCCGTACATGCTGCTGTCGCTGTACGCCAGCCTCGACGGGCTGGACTTCTCGCTGGTCGAGGCGGCCCGCGACCTCGGCGCGAGTCGGTCGGAAGCGCTGCGCGACGTCATCGTCCCGCTGGTGCTTCCCGGCATGATAAGCGGGAGCCTGTTCGTGTTCGTGCCCGCGCTGGGGGCGTTCATCACGCCGCGGTTCCTCGGGCAGGGGAAGGTGCTGATGATCGGACAACTCATCGAGAGTCGAATCAACTCGCTGTACGCCATCGGCTACGGGAGCGCCGCGTCGATGTTCATCGTCGCCTCCATCGTGGTGGCGTTCGCCGTCGCGTTCCGGTACGTCAGCATCGAGGACTTGGGAGGTGCCTGA
- a CDS encoding ABC transporter ATP-binding protein, producing the protein MATGNESLIRLDGVRKEFGDVTAVEEVDLTVRRGEFFSLVGPSGCGKTTTLRMISGFESPTEGSVVLDGHDMEGVPPDARDTNLVFQYHSLFPHMSVGENVGYGLEKAGVDADERERYVEEYLELVDLDGFEDRNPGDLSGGQQQRVALARALVNEPSVLLFDEPLASLDRKLRKQMQVELRKIHEKTQGAFFYVTHDQEVAMTLSDRLAVMNEGRIEQVGPPEEIYRNPASPFVADFIGDTNLFEGRARTENGRTAVEVGNGSGFSFTSSEEVREGDVTVSIRPEDFSLAENGDATFEGEIVERYFQGDQTNYIVDLGAEDLADVQVVMQGRDTPISRGERASFAVAEDAPVVFEA; encoded by the coding sequence ATGGCAACCGGTAACGAGTCGCTGATACGTCTGGACGGGGTTCGCAAGGAGTTCGGCGACGTGACTGCGGTCGAAGAGGTCGATTTGACGGTGAGGCGCGGGGAGTTCTTCTCGCTGGTCGGCCCCTCGGGGTGCGGAAAGACGACCACGCTCCGGATGATAAGCGGGTTCGAGAGTCCGACAGAGGGGTCGGTAGTCCTCGACGGACACGACATGGAAGGGGTCCCGCCGGACGCTCGGGACACCAATCTCGTCTTTCAGTATCACTCGTTGTTTCCCCACATGAGCGTGGGGGAAAACGTCGGCTACGGCCTCGAAAAGGCCGGCGTGGACGCCGACGAGCGCGAGCGGTACGTCGAGGAGTATCTGGAACTCGTGGACCTCGACGGCTTCGAGGACCGGAATCCGGGCGACCTCTCGGGCGGCCAGCAACAGCGCGTCGCGCTCGCCCGCGCCCTCGTCAACGAACCCAGCGTCCTGCTGTTCGACGAACCCTTGGCCTCGCTCGACCGCAAACTGCGCAAGCAGATGCAGGTCGAGTTGCGCAAGATTCACGAGAAGACGCAGGGCGCGTTCTTCTACGTGACCCACGACCAGGAGGTCGCCATGACGCTCAGCGACCGCCTCGCGGTCATGAACGAAGGCCGCATCGAGCAGGTCGGCCCGCCCGAGGAGATCTATCGGAACCCCGCGAGTCCGTTCGTCGCGGACTTCATCGGCGACACCAACCTGTTCGAGGGCCGCGCGCGGACCGAGAACGGTCGCACGGCCGTCGAAGTCGGCAACGGGAGCGGGTTCTCGTTCACGTCCTCGGAGGAAGTGCGCGAGGGCGACGTGACCGTCTCCATCCGACCCGAGGACTTCTCGCTCGCGGAGAACGGCGACGCCACCTTCGAGGGCGAAATCGTCGAGCGGTACTTCCAGGGCGACCAGACCAACTACATCGTGGACCTCGGCGCGGAGGACCTCGCGGACGTGCAGGTCGTCATGCAGGGCCGTGACACGCCCATTTCGCGCGGCGAACGGGCGTCGTTCGCCGTCGCGGAGGACGCGCCGGTCGTCTTCGAGGCGTAG
- a CDS encoding MarR family transcriptional regulator produces MPDPSDTHDADIDLTPGTAKSDIVAVLYGNPGNRFSTDGIQDRLDIPHTTVTATLTRLNNDGLIGKTEGRNYHALDHRDDLRRYVGSLNQLETMFDDKHTNRDDFQLKDIDEDELDTEIVKLEADLNQE; encoded by the coding sequence ATGCCAGATCCCTCGGACACACACGACGCAGATATCGATCTTACACCAGGGACTGCGAAATCCGACATCGTAGCGGTCCTCTACGGCAACCCAGGCAATAGGTTCAGTACCGACGGTATTCAAGATCGGCTCGACATTCCACACACGACGGTCACAGCGACTCTCACTCGACTCAACAACGACGGACTGATCGGGAAAACCGAGGGCAGGAACTATCACGCGCTTGATCACCGAGATGACCTTCGCCGGTACGTCGGGAGCCTCAACCAGCTAGAGACGATGTTCGACGACAAGCACACCAACAGAGACGACTTCCAACTGAAGGACATCGACGAAGACGAGCTTGATACTGAGATCGTCAAGTTAGAAGCCGATCTCAATCAAGAATAA
- a CDS encoding ABC transporter substrate-binding protein, which produces MPSDRSERAEQSDATNEYRNDRRTFLKATGAAGTVGLTAGCIGSFGGGGGTPTINILTWEEYADLKKDIESRLDVNVKFTKSTSSSKMFSSWNSGQNEQYDIAVPNNNYVPKMMDAGLVDSVPEDVVSNYSSTYDVFKGFADNQFTSGGKMYGVPIRFGWYGYSYDSRKVDDHEPTYAKLFDDQYKGKIVMYDNHFKAMSAAALYLGYRDAFEGEKISLSEKQIQKVKQTLIDQKPMLQGYIAADPTYIKSLRQGNFVIGQSGRNEIVEMWNNGDDWPKMAAPKEGSLAWFESAVVSKASSNKKKAWKVVNEFIAPKLGAKLAKVGYSPSVNPKTQNHLSKEENEMFGSIDPSRLEQMIPFKAVEKEDAWIKAWEEVKTA; this is translated from the coding sequence ATGCCAAGTGACAGAAGCGAGCGGGCCGAGCAATCGGACGCGACGAACGAGTATCGTAACGACCGCCGGACCTTCCTCAAGGCGACCGGCGCGGCGGGAACCGTCGGACTGACCGCCGGCTGTATCGGGAGCTTCGGCGGTGGCGGCGGCACGCCGACCATCAACATCCTGACGTGGGAGGAGTACGCCGACCTGAAGAAGGACATCGAGAGCCGACTCGACGTGAACGTCAAGTTCACGAAGTCCACCTCGTCCTCGAAGATGTTCTCGTCGTGGAACTCGGGACAGAACGAACAGTACGACATCGCGGTGCCGAACAACAACTACGTCCCGAAGATGATGGACGCGGGACTGGTCGATTCGGTTCCGGAGGACGTGGTGTCGAACTACAGTTCGACCTACGACGTGTTCAAAGGGTTCGCCGACAACCAGTTCACCAGCGGCGGGAAGATGTACGGCGTCCCGATTCGATTCGGCTGGTACGGCTACTCCTACGACTCCCGGAAAGTGGACGACCACGAACCCACCTACGCGAAGCTGTTCGACGACCAGTACAAGGGCAAGATAGTGATGTACGACAACCACTTCAAGGCGATGAGCGCCGCGGCGCTCTACCTCGGGTATCGGGACGCCTTCGAGGGAGAGAAAATCTCGCTCTCCGAGAAGCAGATACAGAAGGTCAAACAGACCCTGATAGACCAGAAGCCGATGCTCCAGGGCTACATCGCGGCCGACCCGACCTACATCAAGTCGCTCCGGCAGGGCAACTTCGTCATCGGGCAGTCCGGCCGCAACGAGATCGTCGAGATGTGGAACAACGGCGACGACTGGCCGAAGATGGCCGCTCCGAAGGAAGGCTCGCTCGCGTGGTTCGAATCCGCCGTCGTCTCGAAGGCCTCCAGCAACAAGAAGAAGGCGTGGAAGGTCGTCAACGAGTTCATCGCGCCGAAACTCGGCGCGAAGTTGGCGAAGGTCGGCTACTCGCCCAGCGTCAACCCGAAGACCCAGAACCACCTCTCGAAGGAGGAGAACGAGATGTTCGGCTCCATCGACCCCTCGCGGCTCGAACAGATGATTCCGTTCAAGGCGGTCGAGAAGGAGGACGCGTGGATAAAGGCGTGGGAAGAGGTCAAGACCGCGTAA
- a CDS encoding A24 family peptidase produces MALLDASIPDLLRLLVVPVFGWAALRDVKTRRVPNRTWYPLAALAVVLLAVEGWQAWTGTAYETRAFALRTAISLGFVAPLVIAFWWFRAFGGADAKAFLVVAALFPTFPTYEAFGWVLPHQQTAVGVFSLTILTNTVLLGALYPLGVFARNAVSGRFSPVMVVGKPVSWSAVPEEHGRLLETPEGVTRNGVDLDAVRMYLRWRGLTLTELREEADRFRDPATLPAEPNPPGDGSVGVEELRADGGELEAPPGETVAEADAPDDDPWGAAAFLDDIDHGAYGTTPAGLRDGLDVLVTAEEVWVSPGIPFVVPLFVGTAAALTYGDFLFGALAFFGLA; encoded by the coding sequence GTGGCACTACTCGACGCCTCGATACCCGACCTCCTGCGCCTGCTCGTCGTCCCCGTCTTCGGTTGGGCGGCGCTACGCGACGTGAAGACTCGCCGAGTTCCCAATCGGACGTGGTACCCTCTCGCCGCGCTCGCGGTCGTCCTGCTGGCCGTCGAGGGGTGGCAGGCGTGGACCGGTACCGCCTACGAAACTCGCGCGTTCGCGCTCCGGACTGCCATCAGTCTCGGCTTCGTCGCGCCGCTGGTCATCGCCTTCTGGTGGTTCCGAGCGTTCGGCGGCGCGGACGCGAAGGCCTTCCTCGTCGTCGCCGCGCTGTTCCCGACGTTCCCGACCTACGAGGCGTTCGGGTGGGTACTTCCCCACCAGCAGACCGCGGTCGGCGTGTTCTCGCTGACGATTCTGACGAACACCGTCCTGCTCGGTGCGCTGTATCCGCTCGGGGTCTTCGCGCGGAACGCCGTCTCCGGGCGGTTCTCCCCGGTGATGGTCGTCGGCAAACCGGTGTCGTGGAGCGCGGTGCCCGAGGAACACGGCCGCCTGCTGGAGACGCCCGAGGGCGTGACCCGCAACGGCGTGGACTTGGACGCGGTGCGGATGTACCTCCGGTGGCGCGGCCTGACGCTGACGGAGTTGCGCGAGGAGGCCGACCGCTTCCGGGACCCCGCGACCCTCCCCGCGGAACCGAACCCGCCGGGCGACGGGTCGGTCGGCGTCGAAGAGCTTCGTGCCGACGGTGGCGAACTCGAAGCACCGCCGGGAGAGACCGTCGCCGAGGCGGACGCGCCCGACGACGACCCGTGGGGCGCGGCGGCGTTCCTCGACGACATCGACCACGGCGCGTACGGGACGACGCCCGCTGGCCTCCGCGACGGACTCGACGTGCTGGTCACCGCCGAGGAGGTGTGGGTCTCGCCCGGCATCCCGTTCGTCGTCCCGCTGTTCGTCGGGACCGCCGCGGCGCTGACCTACGGCGACTTCCTGTTCGGGGCGCTGGCGTTCTTCGGGTTGGCGTAG
- a CDS encoding tyrosine-type recombinase/integrase translates to MPGMTYNPLGLSGDRDKTGTFRPAPKSQYIRFREAAKDGDVLDELIGLTLTSTGIRAAAMAHMTPSWWCNGPNERPHVEIPYGEVCTLGSGNGSGGDTNPTGVPCFHCRNRAEKYWAPAGADFTPKSEAGVRPIPVRDDDTIHILNSYFDLYENVAAQGTITNRVKSIAERAGFERRVVAHDLRDTYGTLLAKKDFGPHKIKALMGHANLEEAIKYIKFAGEDVQDEYDDKW, encoded by the coding sequence ATGCCAGGAATGACATACAATCCGTTAGGACTCTCAGGCGATCGTGATAAGACCGGGACGTTCAGACCGGCCCCAAAGTCACAGTATATCCGGTTTCGAGAGGCTGCTAAGGACGGCGACGTCCTCGATGAGCTCATTGGTCTAACACTTACCTCAACTGGAATCCGTGCCGCCGCAATGGCACATATGACGCCATCATGGTGGTGTAACGGGCCGAACGAGCGTCCTCACGTCGAAATTCCCTATGGGGAGGTGTGCACACTCGGATCCGGAAACGGAAGCGGGGGTGACACGAATCCGACTGGTGTTCCGTGCTTCCACTGCCGAAACCGGGCAGAGAAGTACTGGGCACCGGCAGGTGCGGACTTTACGCCAAAGTCCGAGGCAGGTGTCCGACCGATCCCCGTCCGCGATGATGACACCATTCATATCCTGAACAGCTACTTCGACCTCTACGAAAATGTCGCGGCACAGGGGACGATCACTAACCGCGTAAAGAGTATCGCCGAACGGGCGGGGTTCGAACGGCGGGTGGTCGCCCACGATCTCCGTGATACGTACGGCACGCTTCTGGCGAAAAAAGACTTCGGCCCTCACAAAATCAAGGCGCTCATGGGACATGCGAACCTCGAAGAAGCGATTAAGTACATCAAGTTCGCTGGGGAGGACGTCCAGGATGAGTATGATGATAAGTGGTGA
- a CDS encoding tyrosine-type recombinase/integrase translates to MPELPPRYKSVEDCRNAIRQYIGQLETGTDDDDPDLRDQGSTRRYKQDLRWYDHWLDEIEVESPADVTPGQANATGQALAAKFNGTTDLYRWDRIHAFHDWLVRMDLSESNPFERWNNEKDEIFGFSKSSEQSSQLEEEETYALSQDEIRQMEENVGRNRIRDQLIIRLLWQTGMRRGEASDLLISDIDQETREITVREPVAKNDKKRVVAYQHSLDGLLTEWLEHGYRDEKAATTNHERLLVGEKGAPLSGDRINEIAIQAADKAGINRKIYADANAPTDDNGDKIPNRWLVTAHSIRHGFGTHMVNETDAGLWEVSKLMGHSSIKVTEETYVEDDPRAGLDHLHQYGPD, encoded by the coding sequence GTGCCTGAGTTGCCTCCACGATATAAGTCCGTAGAAGACTGTCGGAACGCAATCAGACAGTACATCGGACAGTTAGAAACGGGGACAGACGACGATGATCCGGACCTCCGGGACCAAGGAAGCACCAGACGTTACAAGCAGGATCTCCGATGGTACGACCACTGGCTGGATGAGATTGAAGTTGAATCACCGGCTGACGTGACACCCGGACAAGCCAACGCAACTGGCCAAGCGTTGGCTGCGAAGTTTAATGGAACAACTGATCTATATCGGTGGGACAGGATCCACGCATTTCACGACTGGTTGGTTAGGATGGATCTGTCTGAATCAAATCCCTTCGAGAGGTGGAATAACGAAAAGGACGAAATATTCGGGTTTTCGAAAAGCTCGGAGCAATCCAGTCAATTAGAAGAAGAGGAAACATACGCTCTTTCACAAGACGAGATCAGACAGATGGAGGAAAATGTTGGGAGAAACCGGATTCGGGATCAACTCATCATTAGGCTCCTCTGGCAAACTGGAATGCGGAGAGGAGAGGCCTCAGACTTATTAATTAGTGATATTGACCAAGAGACAAGAGAAATCACGGTACGTGAGCCAGTAGCCAAGAACGATAAGAAGCGAGTAGTAGCTTATCAACATTCACTTGATGGCTTGTTGACCGAATGGTTAGAACACGGCTACAGGGACGAAAAAGCAGCCACAACAAACCACGAGCGACTTTTGGTCGGTGAGAAGGGCGCTCCACTATCGGGTGATCGAATTAACGAGATCGCCATTCAAGCAGCTGATAAAGCTGGTATCAATCGGAAAATATACGCAGATGCCAATGCACCGACCGACGATAACGGAGACAAGATCCCAAATCGATGGTTGGTAACTGCTCACAGCATCAGACATGGATTTGGGACTCACATGGTTAATGAGACCGATGCTGGACTCTGGGAAGTTTCAAAGTTGATGGGGCATTCTTCAATAAAAGTAACAGAGGAGACTTACGTCGAAGACGACCCACGAGCAGGGTTGGATCACCTCCATCAGTATGGCCCAGATTAA
- a CDS encoding site-specific integrase, with protein MSMMISGDPPENLSDRQLKVYPGRQSLPLTDDGVNAFRKASRDGDHKDRLLGEGLLLTGLKPGTFAHMTSEWLEWDGSRLFVRVPGDRTECTVSPGRKGRTTSGGGHPCRDCKHLRDGYWSLNGTLQPRRVPVPEPEFADFIETYFATHDRVCTPATVNHRLENIGKRAGSDKTISGANLRMTFGKILAEKGFKGNIIRQVMGFPDTHQGRSLTQRYFILSEQHENPTYHCGEEATASDLCRRTVFFPDSVCYYHE; from the coding sequence ATGAGTATGATGATAAGTGGTGACCCTCCTGAGAACCTCAGTGACCGTCAGCTGAAGGTTTACCCAGGCAGACAGTCGCTCCCGCTCACAGACGACGGCGTCAATGCGTTCAGGAAAGCTAGCCGAGACGGAGACCACAAAGACCGTCTTCTAGGCGAAGGGCTCCTCTTGACCGGTTTGAAGCCTGGGACATTCGCTCACATGACTTCGGAGTGGCTGGAGTGGGACGGCAGTCGTCTCTTCGTCCGTGTCCCGGGTGATCGTACCGAGTGTACCGTGAGTCCCGGACGGAAAGGACGAACGACCAGCGGCGGCGGCCACCCATGTAGAGACTGCAAGCACCTGAGAGACGGATATTGGTCGCTGAACGGCACACTCCAACCACGACGAGTGCCAGTACCTGAACCGGAGTTCGCTGACTTCATAGAGACATACTTCGCCACACACGATCGAGTCTGTACGCCCGCAACGGTGAACCATCGGTTGGAGAATATTGGGAAGCGCGCCGGTAGCGACAAGACCATCTCGGGGGCAAATCTGCGGATGACGTTCGGAAAGATACTAGCCGAGAAGGGATTCAAGGGAAACATTATCCGCCAAGTTATGGGCTTCCCAGACACACACCAAGGACGCTCCCTGACTCAGCGGTATTTCATCCTTTCAGAACAGCATGAAAACCCGACGTATCATTGCGGTGAAGAAGCTACAGCGAGCGATCTCTGCCGTCGCACAGTGTTCTTTCCGGATAGTGTATGCTACTATCACGAGTGA
- a CDS encoding PAS domain S-box protein translates to MGYLARGIEQVGGRRVVLALGGLYIVIAAGFPVTPAVGDRTINDVLMISLLVGASGLALSYGGYRLSPSDIRPDLYHVVAGWCVRAIEVMVGILLFISFITELNDPLANFLILPALASVAGLGMGYHDGQAQTRAVDAEEYSQQLERYETIVETVNDGIFVTNEDNRFILVNDAYTELVGYDREELVGSPASFVMAEEENAAALREEVERDLAEETFDSKMYETRLQTASGEIIEVEWTVAPLPESEDTTPDTVGVVRDVTERNERERQLERQNEQLDNFASLLAHELRNPVNIGQIYSQQLPRGEQPQAVEYVTEAFDRIEDLIEVLLLVARGREAVSECSTVQLADAARQAWDEADTSEATLDVTTDRTIDVDETYIRHLFRNLFENAVEHGGASVTVTVGDLSTGFYVADDGCGIEPDEQKTVFETGYTSSQSEGGMGLGLTFVQEMADVYGWECSVTESAAGGARFEFENVTETRRTTE, encoded by the coding sequence ATGGGGTACTTGGCACGTGGGATTGAACAGGTCGGTGGACGGCGCGTCGTCCTCGCCCTTGGGGGACTCTACATCGTCATTGCCGCCGGTTTCCCCGTCACGCCAGCCGTCGGCGACAGAACAATCAACGACGTGCTGATGATTTCGTTGCTCGTCGGCGCAAGCGGTCTCGCGCTCTCCTACGGTGGCTATCGGCTCTCACCGAGCGACATCCGTCCTGACCTCTACCACGTTGTCGCCGGGTGGTGTGTCCGCGCCATCGAAGTCATGGTCGGTATCCTCCTGTTTATCTCGTTCATCACCGAACTGAACGACCCGCTTGCGAACTTCCTCATCCTCCCGGCACTTGCCAGCGTGGCCGGCCTCGGAATGGGGTATCACGATGGACAGGCCCAAACCCGAGCCGTGGACGCTGAAGAGTACAGCCAACAACTCGAACGCTACGAAACCATCGTCGAAACCGTCAACGACGGAATCTTCGTTACTAACGAAGACAACCGCTTCATACTGGTGAACGACGCCTACACCGAACTCGTCGGGTACGACCGCGAGGAACTCGTCGGCTCGCCCGCCTCGTTCGTCATGGCCGAGGAGGAGAACGCAGCGGCACTACGCGAGGAGGTGGAGCGCGACCTCGCAGAAGAGACGTTCGACTCGAAGATGTACGAGACGAGGCTGCAAACTGCGTCTGGGGAGATAATCGAGGTCGAATGGACTGTTGCACCCCTTCCAGAGTCGGAGGACACCACCCCCGATACGGTCGGTGTCGTGCGCGACGTGACCGAGCGCAACGAGCGTGAACGCCAGCTCGAACGTCAGAACGAGCAACTGGATAATTTTGCGAGTCTCCTCGCACACGAACTTCGGAACCCGGTCAACATCGGCCAAATTTATAGTCAACAGCTCCCCCGTGGGGAACAGCCACAAGCAGTAGAGTACGTCACGGAAGCGTTCGACCGCATCGAAGACTTGATCGAGGTCCTGTTACTCGTGGCACGGGGACGAGAGGCAGTCTCCGAGTGTTCGACGGTGCAACTTGCGGATGCGGCGAGACAAGCGTGGGACGAGGCGGACACGTCCGAGGCGACGCTGGACGTGACGACCGACCGGACGATAGACGTGGACGAGACGTACATCCGCCATCTGTTTCGGAATCTGTTCGAGAACGCCGTGGAGCATGGCGGGGCCAGCGTCACCGTCACGGTCGGGGACCTTTCGACTGGCTTCTACGTGGCCGACGACGGTTGTGGTATCGAACCGGACGAACAGAAGACCGTGTTCGAGACGGGTTACACGTCCTCGCAAAGTGAAGGAGGGATGGGATTAGGACTGACGTTTGTCCAAGAGATGGCGGACGTATACGGGTGGGAGTGTTCGGTGACGGAGAGTGCCGCTGGCGGGGCACGGTTTGAGTTCGAGAACGTAACCGAGACACGGCGGACAACTGAATAA